One genomic region from Xiphophorus couchianus chromosome 21, X_couchianus-1.0, whole genome shotgun sequence encodes:
- the LOC114136860 gene encoding kallikrein-2-like — protein MALLKVQLLLLGLGVAVSSASLQKRVIGGQNCRDDERHYHVTVYRHSSTGTTICGGSLISDQWVLTAAHCWEYAPGWFHGVLVGGHPRRGPKWTSTITRHEVHRDSNGREHDIMLLRLSGKTTIQPIRLPDCPDTLLLGTKVQIAGYGSTQVGHGRSANDRNDLQCAEFKIAKHEKMETTLAKDEDFRFRYQKWYSVRSSKKDMFRDDSGGGCVFNSRLYGVYVYTGETEKALNAPSLFLDVCAYKQWIEDTIK, from the exons atggctctgctgaaggttcAGCTGCTGCTACTGGGGCTGG GTGTTGCAGTGAGCTCAGCGTCTCTGCAGAAGAGAGTCATTGGAGGTCAGAACTGCAGAGACGACGAGCGACACTATCATGTGACGGTCTATAGACATAGTTCAACAGGAACAACAATCTGTGGAGGATCTCTGATCAGTGATCAGTGGGTTctgactgcagctcactgctggGAGTACGCTCCAGGATG GTTTCATGGGGTACTTGTAGGAGGTCATCCTAGAAGAGGTCCAAAGTGGACTTCGACAATCACTCGACATGAGGTACATAGAGACAGCAACGGTCGTGAACATGACATCATGCTCCTGAGGCTGTCAGGCAAAACAACAATCCAACCAATCAGACTGCCCGACTGTCCAGATACTCTCCTACT cGGCACCAAGGTTCAGATTGCAGGTTATGGATCAACACAAGTTGGTCACGGCAGAA GTGCAAATGACCGAAATGATCTTCAGTGTGCAGAGTTCAAGATTGCTAAACACGAAAAGATGGAAACGACGCTGGCAAAAGACGAGGACTTTCGGTTCCGTTACCAGAAGTGGTACAGTGTGAGAAGCTCTAAGAAGGACATGTTTCGC GACGACTCTGGTGGAGGATGTGTGTTCAACAGCAGGCTGTATGGCGTTTATGTCTACACTGGAGAAACAGAGAAGGCACTCAATGCACCAAGTCTTTTCCTGGACGTCTGTGCCTACAAGCAGTGGATTGAGGACACaattaaataa